In Candidatus Omnitrophota bacterium, the DNA window GCCGCATGTTTTCTAAAAAACGCGGAGGTTATTTTATCTGAACTTATAAACGCGTCCGGCAAGGGCGTCATATTTCGCGAAGGGGCCTGTTGCGTTATATGCGGTATTCCTAATGCGGGAAAATCAAGCCTTATGAATTGTTTATTGGGGCACGACAGAGTCATTGTCACGGACGCCGCAGGCACTACAAGAGACAGCATAGAAGAAACCCTTAATATCGCGGGCATACCGTTAAGGATAATTGACACGGCGGGAATAACGGAATCTGACGACAAGATTATGCGGGCGGGTATTGAGAGAAGCAAAAGATGTATTGACGGCGCGGACATTATTTTGCTTGTCATTGACAGAAGCCGCCCGCTTTCTTATGAAGATATATGCCTGATTGAGCGCGTAAAGAAAAAGAAGGTTATAGTTGTTTTGAGCAAATCGGACCTGCCCCCGGCGCTATCCCCTGAAGATTGCATAAGATATCTGGATAAAGAGGCTGTCCTTGAGGTGTCTGTAAAGGACAAAACGGGGCTTGACCGGCTTGAAGACGCCGTATATAAGGCCCTTTTAGGCTCGGAAATTTCGGTTGAAAATATATTCTTGTCTAATTCCAGGCATATAGAATGCGCGAAAAAGGCTTTAGATTTTATAGTTTCTGCCAAACGCGGTTTTGACGAAAAAAGGCCGGCAGATATTATTCTCATAGACATTAAAGATGCCGCCGGATCATTAACCTCTATTACGGGGGAGGTTTTTACCGATGGCACGCTGGAGCGGATTTTTGGCAGGTTTTGTGTGGGTAAATAAACGGGGAGCGGGGCATGGACAAAAAAAAGATTGAGAAGGCAGTGCGCGATATACTGTTTGCGATAGGAGATGATCCATCGCGGGAAGACCTTGTTGATACTCCGAAAAGGGTCGCGGATATGTATGAAGAAATTTTTAGCGGCATCAAAGCGAACGCGGAAAAAGAGCTTGAAGTTATTTTAGGCGAAAAACATAATGAGATAGTGCTGGTAAAAGGCATACCTCTTTATTCTGTTTGCGAGCATCACCTGCTTCCCTTTGTCGGTAAGGCCCATGTCGCGTATATACCAAAGGCGGGAAGAGTTACCGGTTTAAGCAAACTTGCCAGGGTTGTGGAGATATATTCCAAAAGGCTCCAGGTCCAGGAAAGGCTTACGACCCAGGTAGCTGATATTATCATGAGAAAACTAAAACCCTTAGGAGTGCTTGTTGTTATAGAAGCCGAGCATATGTGCATGTCTATGCGCGGCATTAAAAAGCCCGGGACTGTTACGGTTACCAGCGCGGTCAGAGGGGTTTTCAAGGAAAATGCCAAAACCAGACAAGAGGCGTTAACATTGATTAAATAGGATTTATGCGGCGTAATCTATATCTAAAAATTAATGTTAATAAAAGATTGAAAAAATTCAGGTTTTTCTTTACCTGATATAGCGCGTATGCTATAATTACACTATTATAAGGTATAAAAAAATATGGAAAACAGGCTATATGAGAGGATATCACTGCCTATAAAACTCACTTATGAGGTTAATGCAAGGCCGAAGATAGTAAATGAGACGGTAAGCAAGGATATCAGCGGTAATGGTATTTGTCTTTCTCTCAAGGAAAAGCTTTTACCCAAGACAATATTGGATATGTATATAACTTTATCCGATAATAATACGTTAAAGCTGTCCGGCATGGTTATATGGAACCGACGGATTGACATAACCGGCGACGCGTTACCGGCGACTTATTACGATACTGGCATAGAGCTTTTAAACGCAGACCCTATAAACATCAACAAAATCATAACGCATTTTTACGGCAAGTCTTTTTAACCTACCATGAGATTTATTGTTCAGATTGCGTGCAATAAAGTATTTATTGTAACTCTTATATGCTGGTTTACCGCCCAGCTTATCAAGATAGCAGTTTCCGTCATAAGAGAAAAGAGCTTTGATTTTAAGTGGCTTATAGGCACAGGGGGTATGCCAAGTTCGCATTGTGCCGCCACGTCGGCCCTTGCCGTAGCTTTGGGCATGTCTTACGGATTTGATTCAGGTGTTTTTGCCATTGGCCTTGGGTTCGCGATTGTTACCATGTTTGACGCGCAGGGCGCCAGGCGCGCTATCGGAAAACAGGCGGAGATTTTGAATAAAATGATGGAGGATATCTATTCAAACAGGTCAATAAATGAAGAAAGGCTCGCGGAATTGATAGGGCATACCCCGGTCCAGGTACTGGCAGGGGCATTGTTTGGGGCTTTCATGTCGTATTTCTTATATTTGATAATATAAAAGGCGGGATAAACAAGAAAATGAAAAAAAATATAATACGTATTTGCGCGGCCGCGGCCGCGGTTGTTATAGTACTGGTAGCGGCGAGATTACTGTTTGATTTTTCGCGAAATAAAAAAACGACGAACTTGAGCGGGGACGCGCCTGTTTCCTCCGGCAGGCAGTCCAAAACTCTGAAGCGGGTAAATGACCTTTTGTTGTCGGGTAAAAAATCCGAGGCTGTAAGCGAGCTTGAAAAGATAGCAGACTCTTTCAAGGGGAAACAGGAAGGCTATGAGGCCGTGTCAATGCTTGCCGATATATATAATAAAGACGGAAATTTTGTAAAGGCTAAATCCATGTACCATGAGATTATCAGCAGTTATTCCCAGTTCTGCGATTATGCCTTTGTCCAAAAAAATATTTCTTCTGTTAATATGTCAATCTTGTTTTCAGATATCGTTGCTGCCGGCAGTGAATTATATACCGTAGCTCCGGGCGATTCACTGGCAAAGATAGCCAAGAGATTCTCAACGACGGTAGAACTTATCCAAAAGGCCAACGGCCTGAAGTCCGACGTAATAATACCCGGGGTCAAGCTCAAGGTGCAAAACCGGCCTTTTTCTATTATTGTGGACAATACCCAGTGCGTGCTTACCGTACTCCTGGATGACGAAGTTATCAAGACATACGATGTAGCTACGGGTAAAAACAATTGTACTCCGATAGGAGTATTCCAGATTAAAGATAAACTTATTAACCCTGTGTGGTATAATAAGGGGACAGCTGTTCCCGCCGGCAGTCCCGAAAATGTTCTCGGAACAAGATGGATGGGCCTTGCCACGCCGCAATCAGGTTACGGTATACACGGTACCACGGAACCTGAAAGCATAGGGTATCAGTCTACAGAAGGCTGTGTAAGGATGCGTAACGAGGACGTTGAGGAACTGTATAGCATTATACCGGTAGGCACATCGGTAACCGTTATAGAATAAAGGTCGTGTTGATGAGCTTAATAGGACTTGGATTTGAAAAGCCAATTTTAGAACTTGAAAGAAAGATAGAAGAGCTTAAAAAATTTACGAGTTCTGAAAACATAAACCTTCATTCAGAAATAGAACGGCTTAACCAGAAACTTGAGAAGCTGAAGCGGGAGATATTTGAGAATCTTACCCCCTGGCAAAGGGTGCAGATAGCGCGCCATCCACAGCGGCCCTATACGCTTGATTATATCGGCATTATTATGAGTGATTTCGTGGAACTCCATGGCGACAGGGCATTTTCCGACGATAAAGCAATGATATGCGGTTTAGCCAGGGTTGACGGGTGCCGGATTTGCATCATTGGCCATCAAAAAGGCCGAGACACTAATGAGAACCTGAAAAGGAATTTTGGAAGCGCTAACCCGGAGGGATACAGGAAGGCTATAAGGGTCATGAAGATAGCGGAAAAATTGGATATCCCGATCATTACCTTTATTGACACTCCCGGAGCCTATCCCGGCATAGGGGCTGAAGAAAGGGGCCAGGCAGAGGCTATAGCACGTAACCTGCGGGAGATGACAGACATAAGAGTCCCTATTATAGTTTTTGTCATTGGCGAGGGAGGCAGTGGCGGCGCTTTAGGCATAGGCATAGGCGACAGGGTATATGTCCTGCAAAATTCATATTATTCGGTCATATCCCCGGAAGGATGCGCGGCTATACTATGGAAAGACAGGGCAAGGTCGGATGAAGCGGCAAAGGCGCTCAAGCTGACCGCGCAGGACCTGCTAAATTTTGGCATCATAGACGGTATCGTACCGGAGCCGCTTGGGGGAGCGCACCGCAACTCTTTGGCCGCCGCCGAAAACATTAAACGTGTCATATTAAGCAGTGTCAAAGATGTTTTATCTGTCAGTAAAGACGACATGCTTAAGGCCCGTTATGAAAAATTCAGGCGTATAGGCAGATTCACCGATCCAAATATTTCGCGTTGATCAACGCGCCCGCATGTTTATATGAATAAAACAATTACAATAGAAAGCGATTTAAGAAGGATAAAACAGGTTGTTGACCAGGTCAAGTTTATGCTTGAACAGGTCGGCGCCGGTGAATCGGATGTTTTTGATATAAGGCTTTGTTTGGAAGAGGCGCTTATCAACGCGATAAAATACGGTAATAAATTTGACAAAGGGAAAAAGGTGCAGGTTGATTTTAATCATAAAGATTCCAAGGTATCACTTACAATTGAAGATAATGGAGATGGTTTTGATATTGCTTCCGTGCCGGATCCCACACTTGATGAAAACATATTAAAAGGCTCCGGCCGCGGTGTTTTTCTTATCAAATATCTTATGGATGAACTAAAATTCAATAAGCGGGGCAACCGCATTACCATGGTTAAATATTTAAAACAAAAATAAGGGGGAACACTAATGCATATATCTCAAAAAGAAGCTAACGGCATAACTACTTATGAGATTAGCGGCGATATAGATATTAATTCATCTCCGGAGGTCAGAGATTTTTTTGAAAAGGGGTTGAAGAATAAGACGATGAAAGTGCTGGTAAACTTAAACGGCGTTTCTTATGTGGACAGTTCAGGCCTGGCCACGCTTGTAGAGATGCTTAAAAAAACCAGGTCTTATGGGGGCAGGCTGCGCATATCCAATCTTGCCCCGAAGGTCAAGAGCCTTTTTGAGATAACCAAACTTGAGAAACTTTTTGATATTTTTGATGCTGCTGAAGACGCGATATCCGGGTTTTAAAAACAGAAAGAAGCAAAAATGTTGAATATAATTGGAGCTATAGGCAGGATGGTGTTATCAGTGCTGTCCCAGGTTGGTGGGATATTTACACTGCTTGGTCAAATCCTTTTCTGGATGTTTGCGGGCCCGTTCATGCGCAAGGCCTCTTCACGGAAGAACATATTTGAACAGATGGTATTCAGCGGTGTAAACAGCTTGCTTATAGTATTTTTTGTGGCTTTTTTTACGGGAATAGTGCTTGCCATGCAAAGCGCGTACCAACTGGCCCAGCTTGGCGCCGAGATGTATGTCGCAAGCCTTGTGGCTGTGGCTATGGCCAGAGAAATGGGCCCTGTGCTTACGGCGCTTGTTGTAGCCGGCAGGGTTGGAGCGGCGATAACCGCCGAACTCGGCAGTATGAAGGTTACCGAACAGATTGAGGCATTGCAGACGCAGGCGCTTAATCCGGTAAGATTTCTTGTGGTTCCGCGTGTTTTAGCCCTTGTGATAATGCTGCCCTGCCTTACCGTATTCAGCGACCTGGTAGGCATGGTAGGAGGCTATCTTGTCGGAGTATTTAATGTGGGCATAAATTCCGGCATGTATATAAATGTCACGTTTAAGTTTTTAGAACTCAAAGATATATATACGGGTTTGATTAAGTCTGTTTTTTTCGCAGTCATTATATCGCTTATAGGTTGTTATATGGGCCTTAACACATCAGGCGGCGCCGAAGGGGTCGGACGCTCAACAACGGTAAGCGTTGTTACCAGTTTTATCCTGATTATTTTGGCCGATTGTATTCTCACTGGGATATTCTTTTTTAGTAACATATAGACTGGTTTCTGCCGCAATCAACACAGATACGCGAAACCCGCAGGCCCGGTTTACGTTTATGATCTAACGCGTAGATAACAATAAGAGGGCATGACCCCGCTTTCCGGTGAAATACTGCGATAGACAACGGCTTGGGAAATTATAGTTTTGTAATGGCTTTGGGAGCAACTGTCGGACATACGATATTGGGAGCTGTGTATGGAAAAAAAAGAAGTATCAATAGAGGTCAAAGACCTGGTTAAGAGTTTTAACGGTAGAACAGTCTTAAACGGTATAAATTTAAAAGTTTACAAGGGCGAGACCCTGGTAATTATGGGCGGCAGCGGCTGTGGAAAATCCACCCTGTTGAGGCACATGATAGGCACGCACAAACCGGATAGCGGGACCGTTATTATAAAGGGAAAGGACATAACAACGCTTGGCGAGTCTGAATTTGACAAGATCAGGAAAATATACGGTATGGTTTTTCAGAATGCCGCTCTTTATGATTCCATGACGGTAAAGGAGAACATAGCGTTGGCCTTAAAGGAGCACACAAGGCTTGCTCCCGATATAATTGACATAATGGTAAAGATGAAGCTTGAGCTTGTCGGCCTGCGAAGTTTTGAAAATTTTATGCCCAGCGAACTTTCAGGAGGCATGAGAAGGAGAGTCGGATTAGCCAGGGCCATATCAATGGATCCCGAGATAGTTTTCTACGATGAACCTACGGCAGGGCTTGACCCTATAGTAGCGGGAGTTATAGACAAGCTTATACTTGATTTAAGCAAAAAGCTTCATATAACATCTGTTGTTGTGACTCATGACATGAAGAGCGTTTTCTCAATAGCCGACAGGATAATTATGTTATATAACGGCAAGGTTATCGCGGAAGGCGCGGTTGACGAGATAAAAAATTCTGCTGATCTGCGCGTAAAACAGTTTGTGACGGGAAATCCCGACGGGCCTATCCAATTTTTCAGGTCAGGAGAGGGCTATTTAGAGGAACTGACAAAATAAGGAGAGTAGTATGCCAAAGATATTTACAAATGAGGTTAAAACAGGTTTTGTGGTTTTGGTGTGCATTGGTATTCTGACCGGACTTACCATTATGGCTGGAAATTTTAAACCTTTTCAACAGTTGTATTGCATAAACGTGGTATTCTCAAATGTTTCCGGCATAGAAAAAGACGCCGCTGTCCGTTTAGCAGGCGTTGAAGTCGGTAAGGTGGAGAGTGTCAGAATTGCCTACGGGAAAGAAGGAGATACGTCGGTCTTGGTGAAATTGGAATTGTTCCAGGATGCCAGGATAAGGGAGGGGGCCCGGGCGGCGGTCACTACGTTAGGGCTTATGGGTGAGAAATATATTGAACTTACCCCCGGCGATACCGGAGCGGGATTTTTAAAAGCCGGCGCGACTATACGGGGCAAGGATCCAATTGATATTGAGGCTGTGATTGATGAAGCAAGGTCTGTAATGGAGGTTGCCAAGGTGACTATGACCAATATAAGCGATCTTGCCAAAAATTTAAACGGCGCGGTATCGGATAACAGGGGCAATATTGACGAAATAATGGACAATCTTAAAAGGACTACAGAAAATCTTGAAGAATTTACTGATGACATAAAGCGCAACCCGTGGAAATTGCTCGTTAAAGGCAGGGAAAAATAAAAACTTTTTTGTCAGGAAGGGGCGGCATATGAGGCAGAGGCTATGGATTTTTGCAGTATCGGTATTGTGTTTTTTTTGCGCGTGTTCTAGCGCTTTTTCCGAATCAGATATCAGTGTTATTTATGTAAAAGGCGTGGTCAATATCCAGAAGGCCGATGACGCAAAATGGCAGATAGCAACGCGGGGGATGGCGCTTGATGAAAAAGACAGGATCAAGACACTGGACGGTTCAGAAGTATCTATCGCCCTTGATACTTCCAACAAGAATATCGTAACGCTTTCGCAAAATTCAGAAATAAGTATTGCCGATGCTAAAAAAAAGCATCTATCGCTTTATAACGGCAGGATATTCGCCCTGATAGAAGGAGTTGAATCGGCGTCGTCTTTTCAGGTGCGCACACCTACAGCGGTCGCGGGGGTTTCAGGCAGCGGCATGTCGGTTGAATCTGATGGCAACAATACGACTGTCGGGTGTTTTGAAGACATGGCATATGTCCAAGGTATTAATGAAGACGGCACACTAATGGCCGAGATAGTTATTATTGATAACGGATTCAAGCGGGTTATAGGCAGATTTGAAATGCCCGGGGATCTTATCATGCTGTCGGATTTTGATAGAGAGGGCTGGTCGCAATTCAGGCAGAACTTAAAAGAGTATCTTAGCTGGCTTGGAGATAAGCGCGAGCAAGGTTTACAAGGCGCCGCGGACGCTATGGACGCTATCCAGGGGATGCAGGAGCGCCTGAATGACATAAGAGATGACAATAAGGAGAACATATTTGAACGTGACGAACACCAGAAAAGAGACGACGAGCGCGATAATAAAGACAGGCCCTCTGACGGCGGAGGTGACGGCCGGCCTTCATACACTACCGGTATCGGAGTCTAATACCAGGCCCCTATATAAAATACTTTTTCTGTGTTGCTGTCTTCTGTGCGCCGTCATTACGCCTTTGCGCGCTGATGAGGAGGATACGAGAGAGAAACACAAAGACGCCAGCCAGCCTGCTGTAAAGGCTGTCCGGCAGGGCGGTAAGTCAGATGCTCAAAGTAGATTGTCGTATAATTTCTACGCGGGCGCATTAGAAGGCTATGACAACAACGTATATCTTGACTCAAGGCGCAAGGGAGGATTGTTTGATCAGTTTAACGCGGACGCTGTTTTGCGATACGCGGTCAACAAAGCGTTAAACATAAAAGCTAAATATGATTTTACCGGTATTTTGTACCATGAGTTTACCGATGTCAGCATGATGGACAACCAGCTTTCCGCTTCATTTGAATATTATCATCGGAACAATGTAAAGGTTGAGACGGGTTACGGCATTGATTTCGTGGATTATTTTAAAGGTAAAGATTCGGACCTTGCCTCTGACGGCCCGTTTGCCGGGATAAGGTATTACATAGGCCGCATGGCATATATGGGAGGCATGTACCAGTATACTGTTTATGATTACAGGTCCAGAAAGATACGCGACAGCTCCGATACCGAAATAGATTTAACGCGCAAAGACCGCAGGCACACTATTATCGCCGAATTCGCGACATATTTAAAAAAGGTTTTTATCAAGGTAAAAAACACGTATTTTATTAATAATTCAAACGATGAATATCTTGATTATTATGATTACAGTTCAGAGCGGATTAACCTTTATGCCGCATATCCTGTCAGCGAAAAATTGACCGTGCTTATAAACGGGGGATATCAGAGAAAAGATTTTAAGTCGCGCGTAACCAAGAAAGATCCAAGCAAGAAGGAGCGTGATAATATTATGATGCTCGGTACAGGCCTGTTTTATCAATTATCGCCGTCTTGTTCATTTAACCTGGATTATTCTTATCGCCAGAACTATTCCAACGACCCCATCCAGGAGTATTCAGGCAGTATAATAACTGCCGGAATAAACATTTCCTTTTAATGCCAAAGCCAAAAATCAGCAGAAAGGCTTTAAGATATTCAATAGTTGTTATCATACTAACCAGTGTGATAATGGCCTCCTATTTCCGCGTTTTTGAGACCTTTGAACTTTCCACGTTAGACCTTCGTTTCAGGACCCGGCCCCGGCAAAGTGTTATAAGCGATATAGCGATAATAGAAATCGCTCAGGATACTATTGATAAGATAGGCCAATGGCCGATAGACAGGAAATTCCACGCAGCCCTGGTTGATACCCTTACTGCCTGCGGGGTCAAGGCAGTTATATTTGATATATTATTCAGCACAAAAAGCAATCAGCTTTCAGACGCGCAGCTTGTTGAATCAGTTTCATCCGCCGGTAATGTGTATTTGCCTGTTGCCATGCGCCTAAGTGAGAATATTACCTCCGGCGTATTTCCTGACGCGGTATCCGTTGAATCAGGGCCTATGCCGGAACTGGCTGAAAAGGCCCGCGGCATAGGCCACATAAATGTTATTACCGACATAGACGGCAAGAGAAGGCGCGTGCCTTTGTTTATCAGCTATGGAAAGGAATTGATACCGCAAATATCTTTGTTGGCTGTTTGCGATGCTTTGTCCATAGACATAAAAAGCATCAAGGTTGAAAACGGGAAGCTTCTCGTGCCTGGGCCCGGACTGGAGATACCCGTTGATTCACGCGGCCAGATAATGATAAATTACGCAGGCAGATGGGGAGAGGTATTCAGCCATTATTCATTCATAGATATACTTACCTCCTACAGGGATTATTGCAGGGGCGGGAAAGGCATTATTGACCTTGAACAACTACGCGGCAAGATATGCATTGTAGGCCTTACCGCCGTAGCCACGCACGATCTCAATCCCATGCCGTTGCAGCAACGCTATCCTATGGTCGGTCTTCACGCCAATTTGATTAATACGATACTGCTGAAGAACTTTATCCTAAGGGCCAGCCCGCTTGTTAATATACTTATATTGATTATTTTATCAGCGCTTGTCGCGGCCGCTGTATTCAAATTAAAACCACTGCTGGAAGTATTATCGGCTTTTTGTATTGTCACGGGATTTATCGCCGTGTCGTTTGCTTTGTTCGCTTTTTTAAATATATGGATAGACCTGTTTTACCCGCTTATACTTATTGCCGCGGTTTATATTTCGTGTACTTTTTACCAGTACATACTTGAGCAGAATAAAAGAGTCCTCATGCAGAGGGATCTTAATATAGCGAAACGGATACAACAGAGTTTTTTAAGGCAATCCCCTCCCGAATCGGACATTGTTGACATATCGTTTAAGATGGAGCCCGCCAAGTCTATAGGAGGCGATCTTTATGATTTTGTGACAAACGATGACCAGAGCCTCGGGGTAATGATTGGAGATGTTTCCGGAAAGGGTGTGCCCGCGGCGCTGTTTATGGCCATGACTGTTAGTAATTTCAGGTTTCATGCCAAAACCGAGCCGGATCCTGTAAAGGTAGTTACATCGCTTAATAACCAGATAGCTACGGAATCTACATCGGGGCTTTTTGTGACCCTGACGTATATTAATATTAATGCGAAACATATGAAGCTTTCTATCGTTGATGCCGGACATTTGCCTGTAGTTCATGCAAGACGCTCGTCAAAAACGGTATTGATAGAGGCGCATAGCGGTATGGCGCTGGGAGTTATGGATGGAATAGAATTTTCCATGCGAGAAATTCCCATGGCGCCGGGGGATGTGTTTGTAATTTATACCGACGGAGTTACAGAGGCGCGTAACGCGGCCAAAGAAGAATTCGGCGAGGACAGGCTCAAGGACAGCGTATCAAGGTATAAAAGTTTGACCGCGAAAGAAATCACCGAGAATATATATAGCGATATTCTGCGTTTTCGTAAGAGGGCCCCGCAGCATGACGATATTACCATTATGGTTATAAAGGTCAAAGGGTAGACACTGTCTTTAGCATTCATCCATGTGATCTGTATTTTGTTTAGCGAATTTTATACGAATAATGTAAACCAATATTTATATTTGAGTTGACAATTTCATTGCCTTGTTTATAATGCCTTCATGGCGTATCTATATTCATTTAGGGTGTTTTTATTTATTACCGCGTGCCTGTCTTCGGTTTTCGCCTTTTCATGCCCTTGCGTCTGCGCGGATATTGAACTTGAACCTATAACGGTTTATATCCAGCCGGGCGAGAATATAACCCACGAAAACCCTTCCAGAGATGAAGACATTATAAACCGTTCTTGGCGCGAAACGAGTAGCATAGATATTTTACTGGATACGGAACCCGGTGTTGACATATCAAGGCGCGGGGTATCGGGTATACAATCAGATATGAGCATAAGAGGGTGCGGCGCAGGCCAGGTGTCAGTGGCGATAAACGGGGTGACGGTAAACGATCCGCAAACCAGCCATCACAACCTTGACCTGCCTCTCCCGCAATTTGCCGTAGAAAATATAGAGATAGTAAAAGGCCAGTCAACTAAGCCCTGGGCCCAGAGCGGAATAGGCGGATCGGTAAATATCAAGGCCAGAAGGCCCCGGGACACGCAGTCTTGGGTGTTTTTTGGCCGCGGTTCAGATTGCGCAGAAAATACCGGCGTATATTCCTGTTTTGCCAAAGAGGACAAGGGCGTAAATGTCGCGGCAGAGCAGTCATCTTCCGAAGGTTATAGGCAAGGCACTGATTATAAACAATTTGCGGTCTCGTCTTCGGCGGCATTTCCGTTTGGAGATAAGGTATCCAATTATGCCCTGGCAGGGTATGGCGAGAAAGAATACGGCGCATCCAACTTTTACGTTCCATATGATTCGCGGGAATGGACGGACACGCTTTTTTTAAACTGGCAGTCCAGCGCCCAAATTGGAAATCTTACTGTCCGGCCCAACCTGTATTACAGGCGGCATCACGATAAATTTATGCTTGATATAAGACGCCAGGATTTCTATATTAATCGTCACATTACGAAGGTTTCAGGGGCCATGGTTGAAGCGGAGATAGGCTTTGATACTGCGGGTGAGCTTGGTTTTTTAATTGATATTTGCAACCAGTCTATTAAGAGCACAAGGCTTGTCAAAGATTCTCGTCTTCGCGCTTCTTACGCCTTGTCGTGGAAGGTCCACCACAATCCCGCGGCAGGTTTTGATTTATCCGCCCGCGTGGATAGCTATTCGGATTTTAATACCCGTATCCTGCCGCAGGCAGGCATATATATAAGGCCTTATAATTTTATTAAATTCAGGGCCGCCGTATCAAGGTCTTTAATGCCCGCTGATTATACGCAATTATACTATGAAGACGCGGTAAGCTCCGGCAACAGGAACCTGTCTCCGGAAAGCGCAATAAATTA includes these proteins:
- a CDS encoding STAS domain-containing protein; the encoded protein is MHISQKEANGITTYEISGDIDINSSPEVRDFFEKGLKNKTMKVLVNLNGVSYVDSSGLATLVEMLKKTRSYGGRLRISNLAPKVKSLFEITKLEKLFDIFDAAEDAISGF
- a CDS encoding MlaD family protein — its product is MPKIFTNEVKTGFVVLVCIGILTGLTIMAGNFKPFQQLYCINVVFSNVSGIEKDAAVRLAGVEVGKVESVRIAYGKEGDTSVLVKLELFQDARIREGARAAVTTLGLMGEKYIELTPGDTGAGFLKAGATIRGKDPIDIEAVIDEARSVMEVAKVTMTNISDLAKNLNGAVSDNRGNIDEIMDNLKRTTENLEEFTDDIKRNPWKLLVKGREK
- a CDS encoding acetyl-CoA carboxylase carboxyltransferase subunit alpha; translation: MSLIGLGFEKPILELERKIEELKKFTSSENINLHSEIERLNQKLEKLKREIFENLTPWQRVQIARHPQRPYTLDYIGIIMSDFVELHGDRAFSDDKAMICGLARVDGCRICIIGHQKGRDTNENLKRNFGSANPEGYRKAIRVMKIAEKLDIPIITFIDTPGAYPGIGAEERGQAEAIARNLREMTDIRVPIIVFVIGEGGSGGALGIGIGDRVYVLQNSYYSVISPEGCAAILWKDRARSDEAAKALKLTAQDLLNFGIIDGIVPEPLGGAHRNSLAAAENIKRVILSSVKDVLSVSKDDMLKARYEKFRRIGRFTDPNISR
- the folE gene encoding GTP cyclohydrolase I FolE, which translates into the protein MDKKKIEKAVRDILFAIGDDPSREDLVDTPKRVADMYEEIFSGIKANAEKELEVILGEKHNEIVLVKGIPLYSVCEHHLLPFVGKAHVAYIPKAGRVTGLSKLARVVEIYSKRLQVQERLTTQVADIIMRKLKPLGVLVVIEAEHMCMSMRGIKKPGTVTVTSAVRGVFKENAKTRQEALTLIK
- a CDS encoding L,D-transpeptidase family protein — its product is MKKNIIRICAAAAAVVIVLVAARLLFDFSRNKKTTNLSGDAPVSSGRQSKTLKRVNDLLLSGKKSEAVSELEKIADSFKGKQEGYEAVSMLADIYNKDGNFVKAKSMYHEIISSYSQFCDYAFVQKNISSVNMSILFSDIVAAGSELYTVAPGDSLAKIAKRFSTTVELIQKANGLKSDVIIPGVKLKVQNRPFSIIVDNTQCVLTVLLDDEVIKTYDVATGKNNCTPIGVFQIKDKLINPVWYNKGTAVPAGSPENVLGTRWMGLATPQSGYGIHGTTEPESIGYQSTEGCVRMRNEDVEELYSIIPVGTSVTVIE
- a CDS encoding divergent PAP2 family protein, whose protein sequence is MRFIVQIACNKVFIVTLICWFTAQLIKIAVSVIREKSFDFKWLIGTGGMPSSHCAATSALAVALGMSYGFDSGVFAIGLGFAIVTMFDAQGARRAIGKQAEILNKMMEDIYSNRSINEERLAELIGHTPVQVLAGALFGAFMSYFLYLII
- a CDS encoding ABC transporter permease; protein product: MLNIIGAIGRMVLSVLSQVGGIFTLLGQILFWMFAGPFMRKASSRKNIFEQMVFSGVNSLLIVFFVAFFTGIVLAMQSAYQLAQLGAEMYVASLVAVAMAREMGPVLTALVVAGRVGAAITAELGSMKVTEQIEALQTQALNPVRFLVVPRVLALVIMLPCLTVFSDLVGMVGGYLVGVFNVGINSGMYINVTFKFLELKDIYTGLIKSVFFAVIISLIGCYMGLNTSGGAEGVGRSTTVSVVTSFILIILADCILTGIFFFSNI
- the mnmE gene encoding tRNA uridine-5-carboxymethylaminomethyl(34) synthesis GTPase MnmE, which gives rise to MADIEKYFLEDTIAAVSTPPGQGGIGIIRLSGPLSIGIADRIFRGKKGLKLVDAPGYTMHYGRVYDANTVVDEVLISIMRRPFTYTREDIIEINCHGGPACLSRVLDLVLKNSARLALPGEFTKRAFLNGRIDLIQAEAVCDIIASSTRQGLDIAQRQLGGEASSKIRSAGQFILDAAACLEADVNFPEEEIPASSFDSAACFLKNAEVILSELINASGKGVIFREGACCVICGIPNAGKSSLMNCLLGHDRVIVTDAAGTTRDSIEETLNIAGIPLRIIDTAGITESDDKIMRAGIERSKRCIDGADIILLVIDRSRPLSYEDICLIERVKKKKVIVVLSKSDLPPALSPEDCIRYLDKEAVLEVSVKDKTGLDRLEDAVYKALLGSEISVENIFLSNSRHIECAKKALDFIVSAKRGFDEKRPADIILIDIKDAAGSLTSITGEVFTDGTLERIFGRFCVGK
- a CDS encoding PilZ domain-containing protein, translated to MENRLYERISLPIKLTYEVNARPKIVNETVSKDISGNGICLSLKEKLLPKTILDMYITLSDNNTLKLSGMVIWNRRIDITGDALPATYYDTGIELLNADPININKIITHFYGKSF
- a CDS encoding ABC transporter ATP-binding protein: MEKKEVSIEVKDLVKSFNGRTVLNGINLKVYKGETLVIMGGSGCGKSTLLRHMIGTHKPDSGTVIIKGKDITTLGESEFDKIRKIYGMVFQNAALYDSMTVKENIALALKEHTRLAPDIIDIMVKMKLELVGLRSFENFMPSELSGGMRRRVGLARAISMDPEIVFYDEPTAGLDPIVAGVIDKLILDLSKKLHITSVVVTHDMKSVFSIADRIIMLYNGKVIAEGAVDEIKNSADLRVKQFVTGNPDGPIQFFRSGEGYLEELTK
- a CDS encoding ATP-binding protein, whose protein sequence is MNKTITIESDLRRIKQVVDQVKFMLEQVGAGESDVFDIRLCLEEALINAIKYGNKFDKGKKVQVDFNHKDSKVSLTIEDNGDGFDIASVPDPTLDENILKGSGRGVFLIKYLMDELKFNKRGNRITMVKYLKQK